Proteins encoded within one genomic window of Granulicella pectinivorans:
- a CDS encoding helix-turn-helix domain-containing protein produces MTSTATLPIDSPISSNIGTTIRGYRLQKGMSQGDIEKRTGLLRCYLSRVENGHTIPSLETLQKIARALDLQLAQFFAEETVGKEMSSLHLSEEEIRFLTQVQRYSSHLSDSDRKLLLAMVRKFAQTSLG; encoded by the coding sequence ATGACCTCCACCGCGACTCTCCCCATCGATTCCCCCATCTCCTCGAATATCGGGACTACAATCCGCGGCTATCGGCTGCAAAAGGGCATGTCGCAGGGAGACATCGAAAAGCGTACCGGCCTCCTGCGCTGCTACCTCTCGCGCGTGGAAAACGGCCATACGATCCCTTCGCTCGAGACCCTGCAAAAGATCGCCCGCGCCCTCGATCTCCAATTGGCTCAGTTCTTTGCGGAGGAGACGGTCGGCAAGGAGATGTCGTCGCTGCACCTCAGCGAAGAGGAGATCCGCTTCCTCACGCAGGTCCAGCGTTACTCGTCGCATCTCTCCGACTCCGATCGCAAACTGCTTCTCGCGATGGTCCGCAAGTTCGCCCAGACCTCGCTGGGATAA
- a CDS encoding GNAT family N-acetyltransferase — MTTIEPAATAADLDHIRTLMRAYGAYLAQNPTGAANICIQGFENEIVALPAPYKLILLAKVAAQPAGCVALKPIPGGIEMKRLYVDPTHRGHSLGRKLIQQSIAWARTQNYETMYLDTVPAAMPEANALYERLGFQRVERYNDNRVPDVVFYRLIL; from the coding sequence ATGACCACCATCGAACCAGCCGCCACCGCAGCCGACCTCGACCACATCCGCACCCTCATGCGGGCCTATGGTGCCTATCTCGCGCAGAATCCCACCGGGGCCGCGAACATCTGCATCCAGGGCTTCGAAAACGAGATCGTGGCGCTCCCTGCCCCCTACAAACTCATCCTGCTGGCAAAGGTAGCCGCCCAGCCCGCCGGCTGCGTAGCCCTGAAGCCAATCCCCGGCGGCATCGAGATGAAGCGTCTCTACGTAGACCCCACCCATCGCGGCCACAGCCTGGGCCGCAAGCTCATCCAGCAGTCCATCGCCTGGGCCCGCACCCAAAACTACGAAACCATGTACCTCGACACCGTTCCCGCCGCCATGCCCGAGGCCAATGCCTTATACGAGCGTCTGGGCTTCCAGCGGGTAGAGCGCTACAACGACAACCGCGTCCCGGACGTCGTCTTCTACCGCCTCATCCTATGA
- a CDS encoding carboxypeptidase-like regulatory domain-containing protein, translating into MISTLPRVVLCLALCVPLTHAQTISGHVSLSDTSGPARFAHVLLKRLPDPPAAAAKPAKPVDPESAEALFSEDSNQKTPADPDARAAAGSLSKLFTSIGDVLSSATVGPNGDYTLGGIKPGVYYVHAVLPGYIDPLAAFTAEELASPDPAVQKRIRAAVPTISIQGTESAHLDLRLELGAAISGRILFEDGSPAAGWKVSAIPYTGVETAPAAGTSLGLATADMPGMTDMLFQTTHITDDRGTYRLSGLAPGPYLIRAILTVGSATAGSARASGTMHLTVYSGNATRAEDAKPVTVATREDRKGEDLTMPLSRLHTLSGTVMAKLDGKTANSGTVQLREDADTSLSQLQVAGIQTDGTFRFDYVSSGHYTLKIKQAAVTEPTGTTKKLFGMEIPDTKTLRSFAPGEQKATVTNGDVANLTFSLEDVPVKAKKDE; encoded by the coding sequence GTGATCAGCACTCTCCCCAGAGTCGTTCTCTGCCTTGCCCTGTGCGTGCCCCTCACCCACGCCCAAACCATCTCTGGTCACGTCTCCCTCTCCGACACCAGCGGCCCCGCCCGCTTCGCCCACGTCCTCCTCAAGCGCCTCCCGGATCCTCCCGCCGCCGCCGCAAAGCCCGCCAAGCCCGTCGACCCCGAAAGCGCCGAGGCCCTCTTCAGCGAGGACTCCAATCAAAAGACCCCAGCCGATCCCGATGCCAGGGCGGCCGCCGGAAGCCTCAGCAAGCTCTTCACCTCCATCGGCGACGTCCTCTCCTCCGCCACCGTCGGCCCCAACGGCGACTACACCCTCGGCGGCATCAAGCCCGGCGTCTACTACGTCCACGCCGTCCTCCCCGGCTACATCGACCCACTCGCCGCCTTCACCGCAGAGGAGCTCGCCAGCCCTGACCCAGCCGTCCAGAAACGCATCCGCGCCGCCGTCCCCACCATCAGCATCCAGGGCACCGAATCCGCCCATCTCGACCTCAGGCTCGAGCTCGGAGCCGCCATCTCGGGCCGCATCCTCTTCGAAGACGGTAGCCCCGCCGCCGGCTGGAAGGTCAGCGCCATCCCCTATACCGGCGTCGAGACCGCTCCCGCCGCCGGCACCAGCCTGGGCCTCGCCACCGCCGACATGCCCGGCATGACCGACATGCTCTTCCAGACCACCCACATCACCGACGACCGCGGCACCTACCGACTCTCCGGCCTCGCCCCCGGCCCCTATCTCATCCGTGCCATCCTCACCGTCGGCAGCGCCACCGCCGGCAGCGCCCGAGCCTCCGGCACCATGCACCTTACCGTCTACAGCGGAAACGCCACCCGCGCCGAAGACGCGAAACCCGTCACTGTCGCCACCCGGGAAGACCGCAAGGGCGAAGACCTGACCATGCCCCTCAGCCGCCTCCACACCCTCTCCGGAACCGTCATGGCCAAACTCGACGGCAAGACCGCCAACTCCGGCACGGTCCAACTTCGCGAAGACGCCGACACCTCCCTCTCCCAGCTCCAGGTGGCCGGCATCCAGACCGACGGCACCTTCCGCTTCGACTACGTCTCAAGCGGCCACTACACGCTCAAGATCAAGCAGGCAGCCGTCACCGAACCCACCGGGACCACCAAGAAGCTCTTCGGCATGGAGATCCCCGACACCAAAACCCTGCGATCTTTCGCTCCCGGCGAACAGAAGGCCACCGTCACCAACGGCGACGTCGCCAATCTCACCTTCTCGCTCGAAGACGTCCCCGTGAAAGCCAAGAAGGACGAGTAA